From a single Peromyscus maniculatus bairdii isolate BWxNUB_F1_BW_parent chromosome 4, HU_Pman_BW_mat_3.1, whole genome shotgun sequence genomic region:
- the Rhov gene encoding rho-related GTP-binding protein RhoV, whose product MSSTPQPLAGVPSLDRLSASDCRTCFPERCGAWSGLAPLLPRERAMPPRELSEAEPPPLPASTPPPRRRSAPPELGIKCVLVGDGAVGKSSLIVSYTCNGYPARYRPTALDTFSVQVLVDGAPVRIELWDTAGQEDFDRLRSLCYPDTDVFLACFSVVQPSSFQNITEKWLPEIRTHNPQAPVLLVGTQADLRDDVNVLIQLDQGGREGPVPQPQAQGLAEKIRACCYLECSALTQKNLKEVFDSAILSAIEHKARLEKKLNAKGVRTLSRCRWKKFFCFV is encoded by the exons CCTCTAGCGGGCGTGCCCAGCTTGGACAGACTGTCTGCGTCCGACTGCCGAACCTGCTTCCCTGAGCGCTGCGGAGCCTGGTCCGGGCTGGCCCCTCTGCTACCCCGGGAGCGGGCCATGCCGCCGCGGGAGCTGAGCGAGGCCGAGCCACCGCCTCTCCCAGCCTCAACCCCTCCTCCGCGGCGGCGAAGCGCGCCTCCGGAGCTGGGCATCAAATGCGTGCTAGTGGGCGATGGCGCGGTGGGCAAGAGCAGCCTCATCGTCAGCTACACCTGCAATGGGTACCCGGCGCGCTACCGGCCCACGGCACTGGACACCTTCTCCG tGCAAGTCCTGGTAGACGGAGCCCCTGTGCGAATCGAGCTCTGGGACACTGCAGGGCAG GAGGACTTTGACCGGCTCCGCTCCCTCTGCTACCCGGACACTGATGTCTTTCTGGCTTGCTTCAGCGTGGTGCAGCCCAGCTCCTTCCAGAACATCACAGAAAAATGGCTGCCGGAGATCCGCACTCACAACCCCCAAGCACCTGTGTTGCTGGTGGGTACTCAGGCTGACCTGAGGGACGACGTCAATGTACTCATTCAGCTGGACCAGGGAGGTCGGGAGGGCCCAGTACCCCAGCCCCAAGCCCAGGGTCTGGCCGAGAAGATCCGGGCCTGCTGCTACCTTGAGTGCTCAGCCTTGACGCAGAAGAACTTGAAGGAGGTGTTTGACTCGGCCATTCTCAGTGCCATTGAGCACAAAGCTCGCCTAGAGAAGAAACTGAACGCAAAAGGTGTGCGCACGCTCTCCCGCTGCCGCTGGAAGAAGTTCTTCTGCTTTGTTTGA